The following are encoded together in the Magnetospirillum gryphiswaldense MSR-1 v2 genome:
- the iscU gene encoding Fe-S cluster assembly scaffold IscU, producing MAYSDKVVDHYEHPRNVGSMDKDSTDVGTGLVGAPACGDVMKLQIKVSPEGIIEDAKFKTFGCGSAIASSSLVTEWVKGKTLDEAAAIKNTDIANELALPPVKIHCSVLAEDAIKAAIKDYKSKSGQTEDEKAAG from the coding sequence ATGGCTTACAGCGACAAGGTCGTCGACCACTACGAACACCCGCGCAATGTCGGCTCCATGGACAAGGATTCCACCGATGTCGGCACCGGCCTGGTGGGTGCGCCTGCCTGCGGCGATGTCATGAAGCTGCAGATCAAGGTCAGCCCCGAAGGCATCATCGAGGATGCCAAGTTCAAGACCTTCGGCTGCGGCTCGGCCATCGCCTCGTCGTCCCTGGTGACCGAATGGGTCAAGGGCAAGACTTTGGACGAAGCGGCGGCGATCAAGAACACCGATATCGCCAATGAACTGGCGTTGCCGCCGGTCAAGATCCATTGTTCGGTTCTGGCCGAGGATGCTATCAAGGCGGCCATCAAGGATTACAAGTCCAAGTCCGGCCAGACCGAAGACGAAAAGGCTGCCGGCTGA
- the hscA gene encoding Fe-S protein assembly chaperone HscA translates to MIDDGLVLLQLHEPGETPVPHESESGLAVGIDLGTTNSVVAFSFDSEVEVLRGEDGKALIPSVVHYKDDGSVEVGALARQAILESPDHVVSSIKRLMGRGLEDVKSLAGTLPYEVVVPPEGGMVRLRVAGRTLTPVAISAHILMAIKERAEQAMLGKSVTRAVITVPAYFDDAARTATKDAARLADIEVLRLVNEPTAAALAYGLDNSVEGLYAVYDLGGGTFDISILKMEKGVFQVKATGGDAVLGGDDIDHAVAEHFLSERAAGAAITAGEVKQALMTARVAKECLTGRAEGEWMIELDGIASRHKLTKAQLEKLAEPFVERTIEICRGVVEDAGIEVGDIQGVVLVGGSTRMPLVRRRVSEFFGRQPLSDINPDEVVAVGAALQAEALTRGSDTLLLDVTPLSLGIETMGGIVEKVIPRNTPIPVAMAQEFTTYQDGQSAMSIHVVQGEREMVDQCRSLARFVLRGIPPMAAGAARIRVTFQVDADGLLTVSAQEMTTGVEQHVAVKPSYGLSDDEMATMLRDSLVHAKDDMAQRLLTEAVVEARRSVLAVKSALGVDHDLLSVDERQAIDAAVEAVEQACAGIDRDAVTVAVEHLEEATKSFAEKRMDRGIRQALAGVSVERLDDALGGAE, encoded by the coding sequence ATGATCGATGACGGTCTTGTCCTGCTGCAATTGCATGAGCCGGGGGAAACTCCGGTCCCCCATGAATCCGAAAGCGGGCTGGCCGTTGGCATTGATCTGGGCACCACCAATTCGGTGGTGGCCTTTTCCTTCGATTCCGAGGTCGAGGTGTTGCGCGGCGAAGACGGCAAGGCGCTGATCCCGTCGGTGGTCCATTACAAGGACGACGGTTCGGTCGAAGTGGGCGCGTTGGCCCGTCAGGCCATCCTGGAAAGCCCCGACCATGTGGTGTCGTCGATCAAGCGGCTGATGGGCCGTGGTCTGGAGGACGTCAAATCCCTGGCCGGCACCCTGCCTTACGAAGTGGTGGTCCCGCCCGAGGGCGGCATGGTCCGCCTGCGTGTGGCCGGGCGCACCCTGACGCCGGTGGCCATTTCCGCCCATATCCTGATGGCCATCAAGGAGCGGGCCGAACAGGCCATGCTGGGCAAAAGCGTCACCCGCGCCGTCATCACCGTGCCGGCCTATTTCGACGACGCGGCGCGCACCGCCACCAAGGATGCCGCCCGTCTGGCCGATATCGAGGTGCTGCGTCTGGTCAACGAACCGACCGCCGCCGCCTTGGCTTACGGTTTGGACAATTCGGTGGAAGGGCTGTACGCCGTCTACGATCTGGGCGGTGGCACCTTCGACATTTCCATCCTGAAGATGGAAAAGGGCGTGTTCCAGGTCAAGGCCACCGGCGGCGACGCCGTGTTGGGCGGCGACGACATCGACCATGCGGTGGCCGAACATTTCCTGTCCGAGCGCGCCGCCGGGGCCGCCATCACCGCCGGCGAGGTCAAGCAGGCGCTGATGACCGCCCGCGTCGCCAAGGAATGCCTGACCGGTCGGGCCGAGGGCGAATGGATGATCGAGCTGGACGGCATCGCCAGCCGCCACAAGCTGACCAAGGCCCAGTTGGAAAAGCTGGCCGAACCCTTCGTCGAGCGCACCATCGAGATTTGCCGGGGCGTGGTCGAAGACGCCGGCATCGAAGTGGGCGATATCCAGGGCGTGGTTTTGGTGGGCGGGTCCACCCGCATGCCCTTGGTGCGCCGGCGGGTGTCCGAGTTCTTCGGGCGGCAGCCGCTTTCCGACATCAACCCGGACGAGGTGGTGGCCGTTGGCGCGGCGTTGCAGGCCGAGGCGCTGACCCGTGGCTCCGACACCTTGCTGTTGGACGTGACGCCGCTGTCGCTCGGCATCGAGACCATGGGCGGCATCGTCGAGAAGGTCATTCCGCGCAATACCCCGATTCCGGTGGCCATGGCCCAGGAATTCACCACCTATCAGGACGGCCAGTCGGCCATGTCCATCCATGTGGTCCAAGGCGAGCGCGAGATGGTCGACCAATGCCGGTCGCTGGCCCGCTTCGTGCTGCGCGGCATTCCGCCCATGGCCGCCGGGGCGGCGCGCATCCGCGTCACCTTCCAGGTGGACGCCGACGGTCTGCTGACGGTGTCGGCGCAGGAAATGACCACCGGGGTGGAACAGCACGTGGCGGTCAAGCCGTCTTACGGCCTGTCCGACGATGAAATGGCCACCATGCTGCGCGATTCCCTGGTTCACGCCAAGGACGACATGGCGCAAAGGTTGCTGACCGAAGCGGTGGTCGAGGCCCGTCGTTCGGTGCTGGCGGTAAAATCCGCCCTCGGAGTCGATCACGACCTCTTGTCTGTTGACGAGCGACAGGCTATCGATGCTGCCGTCGAGGCTGTCGAACAGGCATGCGCGGGTATCGACCGCGATGCCGTCACCGTCGCCGTCGAGCATCTGGAGGAAGCCACCAAGTCCTTCGCTGAAAAGCGCATGGACCGCGGCATCCGTCAGGCGCTGGCCGGCGTGTCGGTGGAACGCCTCGATGACGCCCTGGGGGGCGCCGAATAA
- a CDS encoding aminotransferase class V-fold PLP-dependent enzyme, with amino-acid sequence MSAYLDHNAGAPARPEVVAAMVEALSAAGNPSSVHAFGRRARALLEQSRAAIAAAIHADGAELVFTSGGTEANALVLRGCGRDNLLVSAIEHPSVRENAAARTIPVGGDGIVDLAALDRLLAEDDRPALVSVMLANNETGILQPVAEVARIAHGRNALVHCDAAQGLGRLPVFLSDLGVDFLTLSAHKMGGPAGIGCLVLSKPDISLAPILLGGGQEKRRRAGTENLAGIAGFAQAARMAAAEVEAGEVPARMESLRDRLEADIAQRVPEAMVVGKDVPRLCNTSCLILPGVAAQLQVMALDLAKVMVSAGAACSSGKVASSPVLEAMGLGSGLADCALRVSLGPDSRAEEMQTFLSAWCDFARRKGKTVKDAA; translated from the coding sequence ATGTCGGCCTACCTCGATCACAACGCCGGCGCACCGGCGCGACCCGAGGTCGTGGCGGCCATGGTGGAGGCGCTTTCGGCTGCCGGCAACCCGTCTTCGGTCCACGCGTTCGGCAGGCGCGCCCGCGCCTTGCTGGAACAGTCCCGCGCCGCCATCGCCGCCGCCATCCATGCCGATGGGGCGGAACTGGTGTTCACTTCCGGCGGGACCGAGGCCAATGCCCTGGTCTTGCGCGGCTGCGGGCGGGACAATCTCTTGGTGTCGGCCATCGAACATCCGTCGGTACGGGAAAACGCCGCCGCGCGGACCATTCCGGTGGGGGGCGACGGCATCGTCGATCTGGCCGCCCTGGATCGGTTGCTGGCCGAGGATGATCGCCCGGCCCTGGTGTCGGTGATGTTGGCCAACAACGAAACCGGCATCCTCCAACCGGTGGCCGAGGTGGCCCGCATCGCCCATGGCCGTAATGCCCTGGTCCATTGCGACGCGGCGCAAGGATTGGGCCGGTTGCCTGTTTTTTTGTCGGACCTCGGTGTCGACTTCCTGACATTGAGCGCACACAAAATGGGCGGGCCGGCGGGAATTGGTTGTTTAGTGTTGTCGAAACCCGACATTTCCTTGGCACCTATCTTGCTAGGAGGAGGCCAGGAGAAGCGTCGTCGGGCGGGAACCGAGAATTTGGCCGGCATCGCCGGTTTCGCCCAGGCGGCCCGCATGGCGGCGGCCGAGGTGGAAGCGGGGGAGGTTCCGGCCAGGATGGAAAGCTTGCGCGACCGGCTCGAGGCGGACATCGCCCAAAGGGTGCCGGAAGCGATGGTGGTGGGCAAGGATGTGCCCCGGTTGTGCAACACCTCGTGCCTGATCCTGCCCGGCGTCGCCGCTCAGCTTCAGGTGATGGCCTTGGATTTGGCCAAGGTGATGGTCAGCGCCGGGGCGGCTTGTTCATCGGGCAAGGTGGCGTCCAGCCCGGTGCTGGAGGCCATGGGCCTGGGGTCGGGTCTGGCCGATTGCGCCTTGCGCGTCAGCCTGGGACCGGACAGCCGGGCCGAAGAGATGCAAACCTTCCTGTCCGCCTGGTGCGATTTCGCCCGGCGGAAAGGAAAGACAGTCAAGGACGCGGCGTGA
- the cysE gene encoding serine O-acetyltransferase, translating to MVFKSLREDIASIRSRDPAAHSWIEVVLCYPGLHALLIYRLAHWCWGVGLKLLGRVLSHVGKVFTGIEIHPGATIGRRLFIDHGTGVVIGETAIIGDDVTLYHGVTLGGTSLHKGKRHPTLEDDVIVGSGAQVLGPITVGKGARIGANAVVLTEVPPGVTMVGIPARAVLRKPKEGEPTFCAYGLDDENLPDPVARAIDNLRAQVNTLVERVQELEAERAAESHPRHPHNVVVLGEDERNHAASQ from the coding sequence ATGGTTTTCAAGTCTCTTCGCGAAGATATCGCATCGATTCGCAGCCGCGACCCGGCGGCGCATTCGTGGATCGAGGTGGTTTTGTGCTATCCGGGTCTGCACGCTTTGCTTATTTATCGCTTGGCGCATTGGTGCTGGGGTGTGGGTCTGAAGCTGCTGGGGCGGGTTCTTTCCCACGTCGGTAAGGTTTTTACCGGCATCGAAATCCATCCCGGCGCCACCATTGGCCGGCGGTTGTTCATCGACCACGGCACCGGGGTGGTGATCGGCGAAACCGCCATCATCGGCGATGACGTCACCCTTTATCACGGGGTCACCCTGGGGGGTACCTCGCTGCACAAGGGTAAACGCCATCCGACCTTGGAAGACGACGTCATCGTCGGTTCCGGCGCTCAGGTACTGGGGCCGATCACCGTGGGCAAGGGTGCGCGCATCGGCGCCAACGCCGTGGTGCTGACCGAGGTGCCGCCCGGCGTCACCATGGTCGGCATCCCCGCCCGCGCGGTCCTGCGCAAGCCGAAGGAGGGCGAGCCCACCTTCTGCGCCTATGGCCTGGATGACGAGAACCTGCCCGATCCGGTGGCCCGGGCCATCGACAACCTGCGCGCTCAGGTCAACACCCTGGTCGAGCGAGTGCAGGAACTGGAAGCGGAGCGCGCGGCGGAAAGCCACCCCCGTCACCCCCACAACGTGGTGGTGCTGGGCGAGGACGAGCGTAACCACGCGGCGTCTCAATAA
- a CDS encoding ferredoxin family 2Fe-2S iron-sulfur cluster binding protein → MPKMTFITADGSRNEVEAPEGLSVLEIAHRNKIDLEGACEGSLACSTCHIVVDPDWYERLAAAEEDEEDMLDLAFGLTSTSRLGCQIIMKQELDGLVVTVPAATRNMSVDKK, encoded by the coding sequence ATGCCCAAGATGACGTTCATCACCGCCGACGGCAGCCGCAACGAGGTCGAGGCCCCCGAAGGCTTGTCGGTTCTGGAAATCGCCCATCGCAACAAGATCGACCTGGAAGGCGCCTGCGAAGGTTCGCTGGCCTGTTCCACCTGTCACATCGTCGTCGATCCCGACTGGTACGAGCGCTTGGCCGCCGCCGAGGAAGACGAGGAAGACATGCTGGATCTGGCTTTCGGCCTGACCTCGACCTCGCGTCTGGGCTGCCAGATCATCATGAAGCAGGAACTGGACGGCCTGGTGGTCACCGTGCCCGCCGCCACTCGCAACATGAGCGTGGACAAGAAGTAA
- a CDS encoding alpha/beta hydrolase, which yields MPEVIFNGPDGRLEGRYHHSKTTNAPIALLLHPHPQHGGTMNNKVVYSLYNTFVKRGFSTLRFNFRGVGRSQGKFDAGQGELSDAASALDWMQTYNANASACWVGGFSFGAWIGMQLLMRRPEIDGFVSVAPPANAYDFTFLAPCPSSGLIVHGTADEAVPEASVAKLATKLGSQKNIRVRYRTVEGANHFFGNHLDPLAEMVDQYLGESLTEAAANRPGLPPVAVAAP from the coding sequence ATGCCCGAGGTTATTTTCAACGGACCCGATGGACGCCTGGAAGGCCGCTATCACCATTCCAAGACGACCAACGCGCCGATCGCTTTGCTGCTGCATCCGCACCCGCAGCATGGCGGCACCATGAACAATAAAGTGGTGTATTCGCTCTACAACACCTTCGTGAAGCGCGGCTTCTCGACGTTGCGCTTCAATTTCCGCGGCGTCGGTCGCAGCCAGGGCAAGTTCGATGCCGGCCAGGGCGAATTGTCCGATGCCGCCTCGGCGCTGGACTGGATGCAGACCTACAATGCCAATGCCAGCGCCTGCTGGGTCGGCGGCTTTTCCTTCGGCGCCTGGATCGGCATGCAATTGCTGATGCGCCGGCCGGAAATCGACGGCTTCGTCTCGGTGGCGCCGCCGGCCAACGCCTACGACTTCACCTTCCTGGCGCCCTGCCCGTCTTCCGGCCTGATCGTCCACGGCACCGCCGACGAAGCGGTGCCGGAAGCGTCGGTGGCCAAGCTGGCGACCAAGCTGGGCAGCCAGAAGAATATCCGTGTCCGCTATCGCACGGTGGAAGGCGCCAACCACTTCTTCGGCAATCACCTGGACCCGCTGGCCGAGATGGTCGACCAGTACCTGGGCGAAAGCCTGACCGAGGCCGCCGCCAACCGCCCCGGCCTGCCGCCGGTGGCCGTGGCCGCGCCCTGA
- the iscX gene encoding Fe-S cluster assembly protein IscX, which yields MKWTDILDIAIALEETHPDADNVNLRYTDLHAWVCALADFDDDPQKSNEKILEAIQMAWIDERD from the coding sequence ATGAAGTGGACCGATATCCTCGATATCGCCATCGCGCTGGAAGAAACGCATCCTGACGCCGACAACGTCAATTTGCGCTATACCGACCTGCATGCCTGGGTCTGCGCCTTGGCCGATTTCGACGACGATCCGCAGAAATCCAACGAGAAGATCCTGGAGGCCATTCAGATGGCCTGGATCGACGAGCGGGATTGA
- the mnmA gene encoding tRNA 2-thiouridine(34) synthase MnmA — protein MTAKGRIVVAMSGGVDSSATAALLKEQGWDVVGVTLQLYDHGQAVCRPNTCCAGKDIHDARTVADVLGIPHYVMDMESTFHADVVDKFAESYIRGETPIPCVLCNQTVKFRDLFSIARDLGADALATGHYVQRQDGANGAIMLKGADPGRDQSYFLFSTTREQLEFLRFPLGGFLSKDETRAIAARYNLPVAAKRDSQDICFVPDGDYAGLVQRLKPGAIRPGAIVHVEDGRELGRHQGIIHYTIGQRKGLGLGGGDPLYVIRLEAEKAQVVVGPREALGRSRITVRGVNWLGDGDGADFVCQVRVRSTRPPMPARVRLDGQGGGLVMLDMPEQGVAPGQACVFYDGDRVLGGGWIVGAD, from the coding sequence ATGACCGCTAAGGGCCGCATCGTCGTCGCCATGTCGGGGGGCGTCGATTCCTCCGCCACCGCCGCTTTGTTGAAAGAACAGGGCTGGGACGTGGTCGGCGTGACGCTACAGCTTTACGATCACGGCCAAGCGGTGTGTCGGCCCAACACCTGCTGTGCCGGCAAGGATATCCACGACGCCCGCACCGTCGCCGACGTGCTGGGCATCCCCCATTACGTCATGGACATGGAAAGCACCTTCCATGCCGACGTGGTCGATAAGTTCGCCGAATCCTATATTCGCGGCGAAACCCCGATCCCGTGCGTGTTGTGCAATCAGACCGTCAAGTTCCGCGATCTGTTTTCCATCGCCCGCGATCTCGGCGCCGATGCCCTGGCCACCGGCCATTACGTCCAGCGCCAGGACGGCGCCAACGGTGCCATCATGCTGAAAGGCGCCGATCCGGGCCGCGACCAAAGCTATTTCCTGTTCAGCACCACGCGCGAGCAATTGGAGTTCCTGCGCTTCCCCCTGGGGGGTTTTCTGTCCAAGGACGAGACCCGCGCCATCGCCGCCCGTTACAACCTGCCGGTGGCGGCCAAGCGCGACAGCCAGGACATCTGCTTTGTCCCCGATGGCGATTATGCCGGTCTGGTGCAACGCCTCAAGCCCGGTGCTATCCGCCCCGGCGCCATCGTCCATGTGGAGGATGGGCGCGAACTGGGCCGCCATCAGGGCATCATCCATTACACCATCGGTCAGCGCAAAGGCCTGGGCCTGGGCGGCGGCGATCCGCTTTACGTCATCCGCCTGGAGGCGGAAAAGGCCCAGGTGGTGGTCGGTCCGCGTGAGGCTTTGGGCCGGTCCCGCATCACCGTGCGCGGGGTCAACTGGCTGGGCGATGGCGACGGCGCCGATTTCGTCTGTCAGGTGCGGGTGCGCTCGACCCGCCCGCCCATGCCGGCACGGGTGCGTCTGGATGGCCAGGGCGGCGGTTTGGTCATGCTGGACATGCCGGAACAGGGGGTTGCCCCCGGTCAGGCCTGTGTATTTTATGACGGCGACCGGGTCTTGGGCGGCGGCTGGATCGTCGGGGCGGATTAA
- a CDS encoding ferritin-like domain-containing protein, translating into MKSVEEFLVYAARLEQEAALRFDELADAAGSFENTEVADFFRQMADYSRMHLEEARKRGGFHDLPEIPPGEYAWPRLESPEAAAIWAADPQMDVSMALSVALDAETNGLAFYQGVLDGTDDPEIKAMAAEFVEEEAEHVAAIKRWISRAAA; encoded by the coding sequence ATGAAGTCGGTCGAGGAATTCCTGGTCTACGCCGCCCGCCTGGAACAAGAGGCGGCGTTGCGTTTCGACGAATTGGCCGATGCTGCCGGCAGCTTTGAAAACACCGAGGTGGCCGATTTCTTCCGCCAGATGGCCGATTATTCGCGCATGCATCTGGAAGAGGCGCGCAAGCGCGGTGGTTTCCATGATCTGCCGGAGATTCCTCCGGGCGAATATGCCTGGCCGCGCTTGGAAAGCCCCGAGGCGGCGGCCATCTGGGCGGCCGATCCGCAGATGGATGTATCCATGGCCCTGAGCGTGGCATTGGATGCCGAAACCAACGGACTGGCCTTCTATCAAGGTGTGCTCGATGGCACAGACGATCCCGAGATCAAGGCCATGGCCGCCGAGTTCGTCGAGGAAGAGGCCGAGCACGTGGCGGCGATCAAACGCTGGATTTCCCGCGCTGCCGCTTGA
- a CDS encoding Rrf2 family transcriptional regulator encodes MKLSTKGRYAVMAMVDLSSHSQGSPVALADIAERQEISLSYLEQLFGKLRKGGLVKSVRGPGGGYLLSRPAVQMRISDIILAVDEPIQTTRCSPGSPAGCHHNKGRCLTHDLWEELGNQIYLYLSAVSLADVCERRILGSSGMFHGNTGTVAAQ; translated from the coding sequence GTGAAACTCAGCACCAAGGGTCGTTACGCCGTGATGGCGATGGTCGATCTGTCCAGTCATTCGCAGGGCAGCCCGGTGGCTTTGGCCGATATCGCCGAACGCCAGGAAATCTCGCTGTCCTATCTGGAACAATTGTTCGGCAAGCTCAGGAAAGGCGGGCTGGTCAAAAGCGTGCGCGGTCCCGGCGGCGGCTATCTGCTGTCGCGTCCGGCGGTGCAGATGCGCATTTCCGACATCATCCTGGCGGTGGACGAGCCGATCCAGACCACCCGCTGTTCGCCCGGCTCGCCCGCCGGCTGCCACCACAACAAGGGCCGCTGCCTGACCCACGATCTGTGGGAAGAGCTGGGCAACCAGATTTATCTGTATCTGTCGGCGGTGTCGCTGGCCGATGTGTGCGAACGGCGCATCCTGGGCAGCTCGGGCATGTTCCACGGCAATACCGGCACCGTTGCCGCCCAGTAA
- a CDS encoding DUF599 domain-containing protein, whose product MITTSIQGIPVIDIAAFAVFVALWVGYTLLAEHRKLRERTLSAVMAAHRESWMRSMCDRDNRISDTSLMGNLMRAVSFFASASILILGGLVALMGAGEHGYQVYRDMPFAPQATLESFEMKVLLLAGVFVYTFFQFTWALRQFNYCCILMGAAPEATAEAGIKDRFAGHAARLQDLAANTFNRGLRAYYFALAMMMWFVNAWVFLAAAALVVAILYRREFKSKSLQTLKGALDDR is encoded by the coding sequence ATGATAACCACCAGCATTCAGGGTATTCCGGTCATCGATATCGCCGCCTTCGCCGTCTTCGTGGCGTTGTGGGTGGGCTATACGCTGTTGGCCGAACACCGCAAATTGCGCGAACGCACGCTGTCGGCGGTGATGGCGGCGCACCGCGAAAGCTGGATGCGCTCCATGTGCGACCGCGACAACCGTATTTCCGACACCTCGCTGATGGGCAACCTGATGCGGGCGGTATCGTTCTTCGCCTCGGCTTCCATCCTGATCCTGGGCGGTCTGGTGGCGCTGATGGGGGCGGGTGAGCACGGCTATCAGGTCTATCGCGACATGCCCTTCGCCCCGCAGGCGACGCTGGAATCCTTTGAGATGAAGGTTCTGCTGCTGGCCGGGGTATTCGTCTACACCTTCTTCCAGTTCACCTGGGCGCTTCGCCAGTTCAATTACTGCTGCATCCTGATGGGCGCCGCTCCCGAGGCGACGGCCGAGGCCGGCATCAAGGACCGTTTCGCTGGGCATGCGGCGCGCTTGCAGGATCTGGCCGCCAACACCTTCAACCGCGGCTTGCGCGCCTATTACTTCGCTTTGGCCATGATGATGTGGTTCGTCAACGCCTGGGTGTTCCTGGCCGCCGCCGCCCTGGTCGTCGCCATCCTCTATCGGCGCGAGTTCAAGTCGAAAAGCCTGCAAACCCTGAAAGGGGCCTTGGATGACCGCTAA
- a CDS encoding IscS subfamily cysteine desulfurase yields the protein MTTSAIGRRQGQPIYLDYQATTPCDPRVVDKMLPYFTEKFGNPHSRNHAYGWEAEEAVEVAREQIAAIIGADAKEIIFTSGATESNNLAIKGVAHFYKDKRDHIVTVVTEHKCVLDTCRHLEQEGFKVTYLPVKANGLIDMAELEAVVTDKTAIVSVMGVNNEIGVIQPLAAIGALCRKKGAFFHTDCAQAVGKIPLDVNAMNIDLMSISGHKIYGPKGVGALFVRRRPRVRIVPMINGGGQERGMRSGTLATPLCVGLGEACAIAKAEMAAETERLHGLRDRLLNGLKARLPEIYVNGDLDSRVAGNINISFAFVEGEGLMMGVKDLAVSSGSACTSASLEPSYVLRALGLDAEMAHTSLRFGLGRFTTEAEIDYAIDHTVKAVEHLRSLSPLWDMHLEGVDIKSIQWAEH from the coding sequence ATGACCACTTCTGCCATCGGCCGGCGCCAAGGACAGCCGATCTATCTCGACTATCAGGCCACCACGCCGTGCGATCCGCGCGTGGTCGATAAGATGCTGCCCTATTTCACCGAGAAATTCGGCAATCCCCACTCGCGCAACCACGCCTATGGCTGGGAAGCGGAAGAGGCGGTGGAAGTGGCGCGCGAACAGATCGCCGCCATCATCGGTGCCGATGCCAAGGAAATCATCTTCACCTCGGGCGCCACCGAATCCAACAATCTGGCCATCAAGGGCGTGGCGCATTTCTACAAGGACAAGCGCGACCACATCGTCACCGTGGTCACCGAGCACAAATGCGTGCTCGACACCTGCCGCCACCTGGAACAGGAAGGCTTCAAGGTCACCTATCTGCCGGTTAAGGCCAACGGCCTGATCGACATGGCTGAGCTGGAAGCGGTGGTCACCGACAAGACCGCCATCGTTTCGGTGATGGGCGTCAACAACGAGATCGGCGTCATCCAGCCCCTGGCCGCGATCGGCGCCCTGTGCCGCAAGAAAGGCGCGTTCTTCCACACCGATTGCGCCCAGGCGGTGGGTAAGATCCCGCTGGACGTGAACGCCATGAACATCGACCTGATGAGCATTTCCGGCCACAAGATCTATGGCCCCAAGGGCGTCGGCGCCCTGTTCGTGCGTCGCCGTCCGCGCGTGCGCATCGTCCCCATGATCAATGGCGGCGGTCAGGAACGCGGCATGCGCTCGGGCACCTTGGCCACGCCCCTGTGCGTCGGCCTGGGCGAGGCCTGCGCCATCGCCAAGGCGGAAATGGCGGCCGAGACCGAGCGCCTGCATGGCCTGCGCGACCGTCTGCTGAACGGCCTGAAGGCGCGTCTGCCGGAAATCTACGTCAACGGCGACCTGGACAGCCGCGTTGCCGGCAACATCAACATCTCCTTCGCCTTCGTCGAGGGCGAGGGGCTGATGATGGGGGTCAAGGATCTGGCGGTGTCGTCGGGTTCGGCCTGCACCTCGGCCTCGCTGGAACCGTCCTATGTGCTGCGCGCCCTGGGCCTGGACGCCGAGATGGCCCATACCTCCCTGCGCTTCGGCCTGGGCCGTTTCACCACCGAAGCCGAGATCGATTACGCCATCGACCACACGGTCAAGGCGGTCGAGCATCTGCGGTCGCTGTCGCCGCTTTGGGACATGCACCTGGAAGGCGTCGATATCAAATCGATCCAGTGGGCTGAACACTGA
- the hscB gene encoding Fe-S protein assembly co-chaperone HscB produces MTASVANAAAAAVVPCWSCKGPVATRALFCSVCGAVQGPGAIDHFSRLGMQPTFDIDQDLLEKQYFGFQRRLHPDRFAAKSPKERALSQSQATSLNEAYETLKEPLKRAAYLLDLKGRKVDLTACGTINDPMLLMEQMEKREAIADADSVEVITKLSADADSEVIACQCHISAAFNAGDLDEAGHLTIRLKYLAKLAEEARTKKTRMTRALR; encoded by the coding sequence ATGACCGCCAGCGTTGCCAACGCCGCCGCTGCCGCCGTGGTGCCGTGCTGGTCCTGCAAGGGACCGGTGGCCACCCGCGCGTTGTTCTGTTCCGTCTGCGGGGCGGTGCAAGGGCCGGGGGCCATCGATCATTTTTCCCGCCTGGGCATGCAGCCCACCTTCGATATCGACCAGGATTTGCTGGAAAAGCAGTATTTCGGCTTTCAGCGCCGGCTGCATCCGGACCGCTTCGCCGCCAAGTCGCCGAAGGAGCGCGCCCTGTCGCAATCCCAGGCGACCAGTCTGAACGAAGCCTATGAAACCCTGAAAGAGCCGCTGAAGCGCGCCGCCTATCTGCTGGATTTGAAGGGCCGCAAGGTCGATCTGACCGCCTGCGGCACTATCAACGACCCCATGCTGCTGATGGAGCAGATGGAAAAGCGCGAGGCCATCGCCGATGCCGATTCGGTGGAGGTCATCACCAAGCTGTCGGCGGATGCCGATTCCGAGGTCATCGCCTGCCAATGCCATATCTCGGCGGCGTTCAACGCCGGCGATCTGGACGAAGCCGGTCATCTGACCATCCGCCTCAAATATCTGGCCAAGCTGGCTGAAGAGGCTCGCACCAAGAAGACCCGCATGACGCGGGCCCTGCGCTGA
- a CDS encoding HesB/IscA family protein: MEMKAPITITESAAQRVRAMLDKRGKPSAGIRIGVRSKGCSGMQYTLEYADEKSPFDEVVEQGGITVLIDPKAAMFIFGTEMDWVEEKMQSGFVFRNPNEKGRCGCGESFHV, from the coding sequence ATGGAAATGAAAGCCCCCATCACCATCACCGAAAGCGCCGCCCAGCGGGTGCGGGCCATGCTGGACAAGCGCGGCAAGCCGTCGGCGGGTATCCGCATCGGCGTGCGCTCCAAGGGCTGCTCGGGCATGCAGTACACGCTGGAATACGCCGACGAGAAGTCGCCCTTCGATGAAGTGGTCGAACAAGGCGGCATCACCGTGCTGATCGACCCCAAGGCGGCCATGTTCATCTTCGGCACCGAGATGGACTGGGTGGAAGAAAAGATGCAATCGGGTTTCGTCTTCCGCAATCCCAACGAAAAAGGCCGCTGCGGCTGCGGCGAATCGTTCCATGTCTGA